A single genomic interval of Halosegnis longus harbors:
- a CDS encoding DUF2178 domain-containing protein, whose amino-acid sequence MTATSTNSKLTRRRYRGLVYGIAGLAILGLLAGFVLNRHFVGALIYLLGVWIAGGITVLAPMWSETTLQDERDWELHNRASGILVGITMVLGLSILPAIYVLDAGNYIEITGIASGVILTLSALFLLYGVCFGIAKQRI is encoded by the coding sequence ATGACAGCAACCAGCACAAATTCAAAACTCACTCGCCGGCGGTATCGGGGACTCGTATACGGAATTGCCGGGCTAGCAATCCTCGGACTACTCGCTGGATTCGTACTCAATCGACATTTTGTCGGTGCACTAATCTACCTACTTGGTGTATGGATTGCTGGCGGAATCACTGTTCTTGCACCGATGTGGAGCGAGACGACACTGCAAGATGAGAGAGACTGGGAGTTACACAATCGTGCCAGCGGAATCCTAGTTGGAATCACGATGGTGCTCGGCCTGAGTATCCTCCCAGCGATTTATGTTCTTGATGCTGGTAACTATATCGAAATCACAGGAATTGCTTCAGGTGTAATTCTCACGCTCTCAGCGCTCTTCCTGTTGTATGGTGTGTGTTTCGGGATTGCGAAACAGCGTATCTAA
- a CDS encoding alpha/beta hydrolase: MKRRQYLAALGAAGGAVLAGCSGNSDDDPGTTGTTNDTETQTEPPDTETTPQQNDTESELEAITQDFLEALIAESFDEAYEYTSPEFAQSVPQDNLVQQWEANIIPLGEFNQFTSIDYQGEERGLDVVGAQAAFADGRVGFSVQFDEQVIEGFFFNVDAWSPPAYADESAFIQQELTLAASGDCELGATVTIPDTNEPVPGVVLVHGSGDQDRDQQVGPNRTFKEIAWGLATRGVAVLRYDQRPVACEIDRTEATVDDLITDDAVTALERLREYNRIEETFVAGHSLGGRLAPRIAAQDDELSGVIMLAPLAEPISDAIVRQTEHRVEQNPNLTDEQRQAQLAQVKAVAERIRTLDIGDDELINLGGGERGKPFFRTLQEYDHVETAASIDIHRFILQGERDYLVTVEDDLAIWEDELAGDPEVQIKRYETLNHRFQPGEGMGRPSEWSEPNPVAKQVVVDLATFITNQSQNPS; encoded by the coding sequence ATGAAGCGGCGACAGTATCTCGCGGCTCTCGGGGCAGCAGGAGGTGCCGTCCTCGCTGGCTGTAGTGGTAATAGTGACGACGACCCGGGTACTACCGGCACAACCAACGATACCGAAACCCAAACCGAGCCACCGGATACCGAGACCACCCCCCAACAGAACGATACGGAGTCTGAACTGGAAGCAATCACACAGGACTTTCTGGAGGCGCTCATAGCAGAGTCCTTCGACGAAGCGTACGAATACACCTCCCCAGAGTTCGCACAAAGCGTCCCGCAGGACAACCTTGTCCAACAATGGGAAGCCAATATTATTCCATTGGGGGAGTTCAATCAGTTCACGTCCATCGATTACCAGGGCGAGGAACGAGGATTAGATGTCGTCGGCGCTCAGGCAGCGTTCGCCGACGGACGGGTCGGATTTTCGGTGCAGTTCGACGAACAGGTCATTGAGGGATTCTTTTTCAACGTCGATGCGTGGTCACCGCCTGCGTACGCCGATGAATCGGCGTTTATACAACAGGAACTCACGCTGGCTGCGTCTGGTGATTGTGAGTTGGGAGCGACGGTAACGATTCCCGATACCAATGAGCCTGTCCCGGGCGTCGTCCTCGTTCACGGCAGTGGCGATCAAGACAGAGATCAACAGGTCGGCCCAAACAGGACGTTCAAAGAAATCGCGTGGGGGCTGGCGACTCGCGGTGTTGCAGTGTTACGGTACGACCAGCGACCAGTCGCGTGTGAGATCGATCGGACAGAAGCGACCGTAGACGACTTGATCACCGATGACGCAGTAACAGCCCTCGAACGTCTCCGTGAGTACAATCGAATCGAGGAGACGTTTGTCGCTGGCCACAGTCTGGGCGGGCGGCTCGCCCCACGAATCGCGGCACAGGACGACGAACTGTCTGGCGTCATTATGCTTGCGCCACTCGCGGAACCGATCTCCGATGCGATTGTTCGGCAGACCGAGCATCGGGTAGAACAAAATCCAAACCTCACGGACGAACAGCGCCAAGCCCAACTGGCACAGGTCAAAGCGGTAGCTGAGCGGATCCGAACCCTCGATATCGGCGACGATGAACTGATCAATCTTGGTGGCGGTGAACGTGGGAAACCGTTCTTCCGCACGCTCCAGGAATACGATCACGTCGAGACAGCCGCCTCAATCGATATCCACCGATTCATCCTCCAGGGGGAGCGCGATTATCTCGTGACGGTCGAAGACGATCTGGCCATCTGGGAGGACGAACTGGCGGGAGATCCCGAAGTCCAGATCAAACGGTACGAGACCCTCAATCACCGCTTCCAGCCCGGCGAGGGGATGGGGAGACCGTCAGAGTGGTCTGAACCGAACCCTGTTGCCAAGCAAGTCGTCGTCGATCTTGCAACGTTCATAACCAACCAGTCACAAAACCCCTCATAA
- a CDS encoding helix-turn-helix transcriptional regulator: protein MQNDLTERREDEGLSQGELAEALGVTRQTINAIERNRYNPSLELAFKLADHFDCRIEEIFDPDQDE, encoded by the coding sequence ATGCAGAACGATCTCACTGAACGACGGGAAGATGAAGGTCTCAGCCAAGGCGAGCTCGCTGAAGCCCTCGGTGTTACCCGCCAGACGATTAATGCAATCGAGCGAAACCGATATAATCCGTCACTGGAACTCGCATTCAAGTTAGCGGATCACTTCGACTGTCGTATCGAAGAGATATTCGACCCAGATCAGGACGAGTAG
- a CDS encoding response regulator: MAASGIDDAEVRALVVDDEKEVADAYALRLKGVCETSTVYSGAAALDHVETESVDVILLDRHMPAMSGDEVLKQLDERGFDGRVIMVTAVDPEFEVLDMPFDDYLCKPVDRTDLHAVIDQQRQVLAYEMLGKYFTAESKRAVLEAELAPDKRAKRPEFEAIEQRTSKLERRARRLLGDETAVLEAFSDIDREDR, translated from the coding sequence GTGGCCGCTTCAGGAATCGACGACGCAGAGGTTCGAGCTCTTGTCGTCGACGACGAGAAGGAAGTCGCGGATGCTTACGCCCTGCGGCTGAAAGGTGTCTGCGAGACCTCGACAGTGTACAGTGGAGCAGCGGCACTTGATCACGTTGAGACGGAGTCTGTCGACGTGATTCTGCTCGACCGACACATGCCAGCAATGTCAGGTGATGAGGTGCTCAAGCAACTAGATGAGCGTGGATTTGATGGGAGAGTAATCATGGTAACAGCGGTTGATCCGGAGTTCGAGGTCCTTGATATGCCGTTTGATGATTATCTGTGTAAACCGGTAGACCGAACCGATTTGCACGCAGTTATCGACCAACAACGGCAGGTCCTCGCATACGAGATGTTAGGGAAGTATTTCACCGCAGAGTCGAAGCGGGCTGTGCTTGAGGCTGAGCTGGCGCCCGACAAGCGAGCCAAGCGGCCGGAATTCGAGGCTATCGAGCAGCGGACGTCCAAGCTCGAACGGCGGGCTAGACGCCTGCTTGGTGACGAGACAGCCGTACTCGAAGCGTTCAGCGACATCGATCGTGAGGACAGGTAA
- a CDS encoding winged helix-turn-helix domain-containing protein, translated as MAVRHKSRDNQTEEPTDNPSTEELLNLFGDEYTRRVFEAVSEQPRGGRAVAQAADVSRPTAYRRLNELQNAGLVTSECYAAPDGHHREQFSASARHLSVSLDGGDIEATISLSC; from the coding sequence ATGGCAGTGCGACACAAGTCGCGCGACAACCAGACTGAGGAACCGACCGACAATCCATCAACCGAAGAGCTACTCAACCTCTTCGGCGACGAGTACACCCGACGAGTGTTCGAGGCGGTTTCCGAGCAACCCCGCGGTGGACGCGCCGTCGCACAGGCCGCTGATGTCTCTCGACCGACGGCTTATCGGCGTCTCAATGAGCTTCAAAACGCCGGATTGGTTACCAGCGAGTGTTACGCTGCACCTGACGGCCACCACCGAGAGCAATTCAGTGCCTCCGCGCGACACCTCTCCGTGTCGCTCGATGGGGGTGACATTGAGGCGACAATCAGTCTGAGTTGCTGA
- a CDS encoding sensor domain-containing protein: MTDNRSGLRWFFGVPFRYQTYRNIAFLLLAFPLGMTYFIAITVGLSVGAGLALTLVGLPLLLLTLLVVGYIGQFEARLASLLLQIDVDPPEVASPSSDDDLSSIDGLTTAAGRLVASRTTWMSLVFVLLKFAYGVVAFTTVVTASAIVGALVTLPLFYDTPNMVYTVGVHSVDSFTDALAGGLLGVGLAFISFHILNGLAKIGGCLTEILLTPDGDWSNTDDVSG; the protein is encoded by the coding sequence TTGACCGATAACCGTTCCGGACTCAGGTGGTTCTTCGGCGTTCCGTTCCGGTACCAGACGTATCGTAACATCGCCTTCCTGCTGTTAGCATTTCCTCTGGGGATGACCTACTTTATCGCCATTACGGTCGGACTCTCTGTCGGCGCTGGGCTGGCACTCACCCTTGTTGGACTGCCATTGCTACTACTGACGCTTCTTGTAGTTGGATACATTGGTCAATTCGAGGCTCGCCTAGCCTCGTTGCTGTTGCAAATTGATGTCGATCCTCCAGAGGTAGCTTCGCCGTCTTCTGACGATGATCTGAGTTCAATCGACGGGCTCACTACGGCTGCAGGCCGTCTCGTTGCCTCTCGAACCACGTGGATGAGCCTGGTTTTCGTGCTTCTGAAGTTCGCCTATGGAGTCGTCGCGTTCACGACTGTCGTGACAGCCAGCGCTATCGTTGGAGCGTTGGTAACGCTGCCGCTGTTCTATGACACACCCAACATGGTGTATACGGTCGGGGTGCATTCTGTTGACTCATTCACCGATGCACTGGCGGGAGGACTCCTCGGTGTTGGTCTTGCGTTTATTTCGTTCCACATTCTGAATGGGCTGGCTAAAATCGGCGGCTGTTTGACAGAGATTCTGCTGACGCCAGATGGCGACTGGTCGAACACAGATGATGTCTCTGGCTGA
- a CDS encoding DUF5518 domain-containing protein: MLSKIQGRQIPQLWSVAILGTIAALPASIIINWLPNSEATAGAGVMIAGPMIAGAIAAKRSVEPSAAGLRAGFLGGGVAISGFIITEATAVAWSLNTIVFFLIAVGMLLCLSPVLGLISGRIGGWVANTVAGARVDQAS; encoded by the coding sequence ATGCTCTCAAAGATCCAAGGCCGTCAAATTCCTCAACTCTGGTCCGTTGCGATTCTCGGAACAATAGCTGCACTACCTGCATCTATTATAATAAATTGGCTGCCGAACTCTGAAGCGACTGCCGGTGCTGGGGTGATGATAGCTGGACCAATGATTGCTGGCGCCATCGCAGCTAAGCGCTCGGTAGAACCGAGTGCTGCTGGGCTCCGCGCTGGGTTTCTAGGCGGGGGGGTTGCAATATCTGGGTTTATTATAACAGAAGCCACGGCTGTCGCGTGGTCGCTCAATACAATCGTATTCTTCCTTATCGCCGTCGGGATGCTTCTGTGTCTCTCACCAGTACTTGGCCTGATTTCCGGTCGGATTGGTGGCTGGGTAGCAAACACTGTTGCTGGTGCCCGGGTCGACCAAGCATCGTGA
- a CDS encoding ABC transporter ATP-binding protein, giving the protein MTRNQSNPAAVNDHGTDDQLAISTDDLGKEYGGTIAVDGLNLTVDRGTIYGFLGPNGAGKSTTIRMLTALLPPSSGTGRVAGAPITDREALIDHIGYLPESPPIHDEFTAREQLEYHGGLRGMKLTEIESRIETLLDRFELAEDADNRIVTYSKGMRQKTGLIQAIMHQPDVVFLDEPTSDLDPRAARTVRETITDLAANDTTVFLSTHILPVVEELATEVGILYDGQLVTEGAPTELKERLEAGKESSLEDVFLEVTTDEQYAAEDSEDE; this is encoded by the coding sequence ATGACACGGAACCAATCCAATCCAGCCGCTGTGAACGACCACGGAACAGATGACCAGCTAGCGATCAGTACCGACGATCTGGGAAAAGAATACGGCGGGACGATAGCAGTTGATGGACTCAACCTTACCGTTGACCGCGGAACAATATACGGGTTCCTCGGCCCGAATGGAGCTGGAAAATCGACCACGATCCGGATGCTGACAGCGTTACTCCCTCCGAGCAGTGGTACCGGACGCGTTGCCGGTGCGCCAATCACGGACCGAGAAGCACTCATCGACCATATCGGGTACCTCCCTGAGTCACCGCCAATCCATGACGAATTCACCGCCCGTGAACAACTCGAATACCACGGCGGTCTGCGCGGTATGAAGCTGACCGAGATCGAATCACGAATCGAGACGCTACTTGACCGATTCGAGTTGGCCGAGGATGCCGATAATCGTATCGTCACGTACTCGAAGGGGATGCGTCAGAAGACCGGGCTCATCCAAGCAATCATGCACCAACCAGATGTGGTCTTCCTGGACGAGCCGACGAGTGATCTTGATCCCCGTGCCGCACGCACCGTTCGAGAGACGATTACTGACCTCGCCGCCAACGACACGACCGTATTCCTCTCAACACACATTCTCCCGGTCGTCGAAGAACTCGCAACCGAGGTCGGGATTCTCTACGACGGCCAATTAGTCACAGAAGGGGCACCAACTGAACTCAAGGAACGCCTCGAAGCCGGTAAGGAAAGCAGCCTCGAAGACGTGTTTCTCGAAGTTACCACTGACGAGCAGTACGCTGCAGAGGACTCAGAAGACGAATGA
- a CDS encoding ABC transporter ATP-binding protein, producing MTDYAIIADGLTKQYGTEHAVSDLSLSVPQGTVYGFLGPNGAGKTTTMRMLVALTEPTAGTAQIASVPITDRARLTQRIGYLPAEPPVFDELTAWEQLRHVARLHGIPEDKADTRIETLLDRFGLLADADKRIESYSTGMTKKVGIIAALFHDPDVVFLDEPTSGLDPRAARTVRDTIADLVTREMTVFLSTHILPIVDELADTIGVINDGTLVAEAPPSELKSQADESPDLETAFLEVTAERTTTDSEHSQLTDSSAISSEG from the coding sequence ATGACCGACTACGCGATTATTGCGGACGGACTAACGAAACAGTACGGTACCGAACACGCTGTTAGCGATCTTTCCCTCTCGGTCCCACAGGGAACCGTCTACGGGTTCCTCGGACCGAACGGGGCCGGAAAAACGACGACGATGCGAATGCTTGTCGCACTTACCGAACCGACAGCCGGTACTGCGCAAATCGCTAGCGTCCCAATCACAGATCGCGCCCGTCTCACGCAGCGAATCGGGTACCTCCCAGCAGAGCCACCGGTTTTCGACGAGTTGACCGCTTGGGAACAACTTCGCCACGTCGCACGTCTCCATGGTATCCCTGAAGACAAGGCCGACACCCGGATCGAAACGCTGCTTGATCGCTTCGGTCTGCTCGCTGACGCCGACAAACGCATTGAATCCTACTCTACTGGGATGACAAAGAAAGTCGGTATCATCGCAGCGTTGTTCCACGATCCGGACGTAGTATTCTTAGACGAACCGACGAGTGGCCTTGATCCTCGTGCCGCACGTACCGTTCGGGACACGATTGCTGACCTTGTCACCCGTGAGATGACGGTTTTCCTGTCGACACACATTCTCCCAATCGTTGATGAACTCGCGGACACCATTGGCGTTATTAATGACGGGACGCTCGTCGCAGAAGCCCCGCCCTCGGAGCTGAAATCTCAGGCAGACGAGTCCCCTGATCTCGAAACCGCTTTCTTAGAGGTCACTGCAGAACGGACTACCACAGATTCGGAACACTCACAACTGACCGACAGCAGTGCCATCAGCTCGGAGGGGTAG
- a CDS encoding bacterio-opsin activator domain-containing protein, with protein sequence MIGGDNSSTATVLNACPFGVLTVADGIVRECNAAARDTLDIDSPDGEPVEAVFPDAVDRPITEVFADGDPTQSIEFDEYYPDLDRWLSVTVEPVPVGAAVYVKDISDRVAGERQVERLTGRLDRVAAISELLSTVLSQLIDASTREELAERICTRLGDVNRYAFAWFGERDPATDTMEIRATGGEAGETFASVRDNLESSPERQAMDTGQTEVIESVANDERVPPEVRRAAFADGIQSLIAVPLVHGETVYGVVGVYATQRDAFSERARESFETLGAVGGFAVDAIRNRDLLSANEVTAYTFEVTEPDAPLVSAATTTGAVLTVDGTVPPHDNHLTCYLHVDGESPNKTASTLRSESAVGAVRTLTDDGTAGRLEVELAAETPLHTVVSFGASIADARFTPDQGRVTAELPQGPEYDVRRLAETLGRRFDIDTVSTIRQERAPVTGQQLRTELSDRLTDRQTDVLRTAYLAGYFQSPRDSTAEEVGAALGITGSTLLHHLRAGQRKLLDVYFDVDSRADPTVGVNSMNQGNGNPDN encoded by the coding sequence ATGATTGGCGGTGATAACTCGTCGACTGCTACCGTTCTCAATGCTTGTCCATTTGGCGTCCTCACCGTGGCTGATGGCATCGTTCGGGAGTGCAACGCCGCTGCGAGGGACACACTCGATATCGACTCGCCCGATGGAGAGCCTGTTGAAGCCGTGTTTCCTGACGCTGTTGACCGACCCATCACAGAAGTGTTCGCAGACGGGGACCCGACGCAGTCTATCGAGTTTGACGAATATTATCCGGATCTCGACCGGTGGCTCTCGGTAACTGTCGAACCAGTTCCGGTTGGGGCGGCTGTCTATGTCAAAGATATCTCTGACAGGGTGGCCGGCGAGCGGCAAGTCGAACGCCTGACTGGTCGTCTTGATCGTGTTGCAGCCATCTCAGAGCTACTCTCGACTGTGCTCTCGCAACTTATCGACGCCTCGACCCGGGAGGAGCTTGCGGAAAGGATCTGTACCCGTCTCGGGGATGTTAACCGATACGCATTTGCGTGGTTCGGGGAGCGTGACCCGGCGACTGATACAATGGAGATACGTGCAACTGGAGGGGAGGCTGGCGAGACCTTCGCCAGTGTTCGCGATAATCTTGAGTCGAGTCCAGAACGCCAGGCGATGGACACCGGCCAGACAGAAGTCATTGAATCGGTCGCGAACGATGAGCGCGTTCCGCCGGAGGTCCGTCGTGCCGCGTTCGCTGATGGAATCCAGTCGCTAATCGCCGTTCCGCTGGTCCACGGTGAGACAGTGTACGGTGTGGTCGGGGTTTACGCGACCCAGCGTGACGCGTTCTCGGAACGGGCACGGGAGAGCTTCGAGACGCTTGGCGCGGTCGGCGGCTTTGCGGTCGACGCTATCCGGAATCGCGACCTTCTCTCGGCAAATGAGGTAACGGCGTACACGTTCGAGGTGACTGAACCCGACGCTCCGCTCGTGTCGGCCGCTACGACCACCGGCGCAGTTCTAACTGTTGATGGGACCGTTCCGCCACACGATAATCATCTCACCTGCTATCTCCATGTTGACGGCGAATCTCCGAATAAGACCGCATCGACACTTCGCTCTGAGTCCGCCGTTGGTGCTGTTCGTACATTAACTGATGACGGGACCGCTGGCCGTCTTGAGGTTGAGCTTGCAGCAGAAACACCGCTTCATACTGTCGTCTCCTTCGGCGCGAGCATCGCTGATGCTCGTTTTACACCGGATCAAGGACGAGTCACGGCCGAGCTTCCACAAGGACCAGAATATGATGTGCGACGGCTCGCCGAAACGCTGGGTCGACGGTTCGATATTGACACCGTCTCGACCATTAGACAAGAGCGAGCACCGGTCACCGGTCAACAACTCCGCACCGAACTCAGCGATCGATTGACCGACCGACAAACGGATGTACTCCGGACTGCCTATCTGGCCGGCTACTTCCAATCTCCACGCGACAGCACCGCCGAGGAGGTTGGGGCCGCACTCGGTATCACCGGCTCAACTCTCCTCCATCACCTTCGTGCGGGCCAGCGGAAGCTGCTTGACGTGTATTTTGACGTGGACTCAAGAGCCGATCCGACTGTCGGTGTCAATAGCATGAATCAGGGTAACGGGAACCCGGACAACTGA
- a CDS encoding glycosyltransferase yields the protein MHELLTIGHASIDRVVFGLAVGVIMITGYLQGTIEIILALPTALGGASIALPQAAVACVTLTTIFGLSGTALLAKLRNSRIPSLPTRGPTVTAIIPVYDDGAVLDRSVKSLLASRYCDLQVVIVTEPNDDDSIAQARSLADDHERARMLINTETPGSKAGAINHAVAATDSNYIAVFDADEQVHEAFIASAVARLNGGSDIVQGRTIPDPDGLIETVAYYESVVLGDLSRRLTTLLTDFTMAASRTVVMRRDAFTTVDGYDREMLTEDYDFAFACYNAGLDVTEQFAHASVIEAAHSLTDWWGQRKRWMTGYAQVLHRLLGECRSPTGYRSIVAPAICAASVLGNLFMLSLVPKAAALFIQEIPGWLWLPIGTLAMTAAAIRLHDVVAGRLDSLGVGYLLLPVILPVYSLAGIKAVVEYLLTWDGEWYSVSKK from the coding sequence TTGCACGAGCTTCTCACCATCGGACACGCCAGTATTGACAGAGTTGTGTTCGGGCTTGCGGTCGGTGTTATCATGATCACAGGGTATCTGCAAGGGACAATCGAAATTATCCTTGCACTGCCGACCGCGTTGGGTGGAGCGAGTATCGCACTCCCCCAGGCAGCTGTCGCTTGCGTAACACTCACGACGATCTTCGGGCTCTCAGGCACGGCACTGCTGGCGAAACTGCGGAATAGCAGAATTCCTTCGCTTCCCACACGCGGCCCGACAGTTACGGCCATCATCCCTGTCTATGACGACGGTGCAGTTCTAGATCGGAGTGTCAAGTCGCTCCTCGCTAGCCGGTATTGTGATCTTCAGGTCGTGATTGTCACGGAACCAAATGATGACGACTCAATCGCTCAAGCCCGCAGTCTCGCGGATGACCATGAGCGTGCCCGCATGCTCATCAACACAGAGACTCCCGGCAGCAAGGCAGGTGCCATTAACCACGCTGTCGCTGCAACTGATAGTAACTACATCGCAGTGTTCGATGCTGACGAGCAAGTACACGAGGCGTTTATCGCCAGCGCAGTGGCCCGTCTCAACGGCGGGTCTGACATTGTGCAGGGCCGGACAATTCCCGACCCTGACGGACTCATCGAGACCGTTGCTTACTACGAATCGGTTGTTCTAGGAGACCTGAGTAGACGGCTCACGACACTTCTGACTGATTTTACGATGGCTGCGAGCCGGACAGTCGTGATGCGTCGTGACGCGTTCACAACGGTCGACGGATACGACCGCGAGATGCTGACCGAAGACTACGACTTCGCGTTCGCGTGTTACAACGCCGGGCTTGACGTGACTGAACAGTTCGCCCACGCCTCCGTTATCGAGGCCGCACACAGTCTAACCGACTGGTGGGGACAGCGCAAACGCTGGATGACTGGCTACGCGCAGGTACTCCACCGACTTCTCGGGGAATGCCGGTCGCCGACTGGCTACCGAAGCATAGTTGCCCCAGCAATCTGTGCCGCATCCGTGTTGGGAAATCTCTTCATGTTATCATTGGTGCCCAAAGCAGCAGCATTGTTCATTCAGGAGATACCGGGCTGGCTGTGGCTCCCGATTGGTACGTTAGCTATGACCGCGGCAGCAATTCGTCTTCATGATGTCGTTGCTGGTCGTTTGGATTCACTCGGTGTCGGCTATCTTCTATTGCCTGTTATCCTTCCTGTATATAGCTTGGCCGGAATCAAGGCAGTTGTTGAGTATCTCCTGACTTGGGACGGAGAATGGTATAGCGTCAGTAAAAAATAG
- a CDS encoding sensor histidine kinase: MTKDSSENTSEVAIVPADHTDPALGYVTEESGETVVTTVNESFRDARPDRSVTGPSGQPLALLLDRWLADAAGSEIVAALTGEAPLPDTVTFDGESRPRLLQQTGAQRESAGHLVFIKIPVAGADATPVTPEALAQVVSHDLRNPLDVAKAHLRASVDAHPEDDHLETVLASHDRMEQIINDVLTLARGERALDRDKDVDLTAVLSDAWESVATADASLTIVDDLPVADADQRRLERLFENLLRNSIEHGTTGEPAAEPTVRAGRLEQTRGFYLADDGPGIPVTERAAVFEAGYSRTDNGTGLGLAIVERIATAHGWAVSITESKAGGARVEVYFQDSEEEQP, from the coding sequence ATGACAAAAGACTCCTCAGAGAACACCAGCGAGGTTGCCATTGTCCCTGCCGACCATACCGACCCCGCTCTCGGATACGTGACCGAGGAGAGTGGAGAGACCGTCGTCACAACTGTCAACGAGTCGTTCCGCGACGCCAGACCAGACCGGTCCGTGACCGGACCCAGTGGCCAACCGTTGGCCCTTCTCCTTGACCGGTGGCTAGCCGACGCCGCCGGCTCAGAGATTGTCGCCGCACTCACTGGTGAAGCTCCGCTTCCAGACACCGTGACGTTCGATGGAGAATCGAGGCCAAGACTACTGCAGCAGACCGGGGCGCAGAGAGAGTCTGCCGGTCATTTGGTGTTTATTAAAATACCAGTCGCAGGAGCTGATGCCACACCGGTGACACCCGAGGCGCTCGCACAGGTGGTCAGTCATGATCTCCGAAACCCGCTTGACGTGGCGAAGGCTCACCTCCGTGCGAGCGTAGATGCACATCCCGAGGACGACCACCTCGAGACGGTGCTGGCATCACACGACCGAATGGAACAGATCATCAACGACGTACTGACGCTGGCGCGGGGTGAGCGTGCCCTTGACCGGGACAAGGACGTGGATCTGACTGCCGTCCTCTCAGATGCTTGGGAATCGGTTGCGACGGCTGACGCCTCGCTTACCATCGTGGACGACCTTCCAGTGGCCGACGCCGACCAGCGTCGCCTCGAACGGCTATTCGAGAACCTCCTCAGAAACAGCATAGAACATGGCACGACTGGGGAGCCTGCCGCCGAACCCACGGTTAGGGCGGGGCGGTTAGAACAGACCCGCGGGTTCTACCTTGCCGACGACGGTCCCGGAATCCCAGTGACCGAGCGTGCGGCTGTCTTCGAAGCCGGGTACAGTCGGACCGACAATGGGACGGGCCTCGGGTTGGCGATTGTCGAACGCATTGCAACAGCCCATGGCTGGGCGGTCTCAATCACTGAGAGCAAGGCAGGTGGCGCACGCGTGGAAGTTTACTTTCAGGACTCTGAGGAGGAACAACCATGA